In Leptospira montravelensis, the DNA window AACGAATTTGCCATTGGTTTTTCCTTGCTGAAAAGTAATGAATCAAATTCTTTCTTTATCTGAAGAATGCCCACTGAACCAAACTTGTGATTGGGTACCTCTATATACTACGACTGGAAAATATTCCGGATTGTCCATAGTTGAATGTAAAACTTGCAAACTCCAAGCACTCTTCCCTCGCCCAAACCAAAAGGAACTTTATTCCAAAGATTACTACCAAGGCAAAGCAGATTATACATATATAGATGAAAGGGATCATAAAAAGTATTTTCAATATGTATGGAAAGCAAGGATTCGAAATATAAAAAAGTTTGTAGGTACCGGGAACTTTTTAGATATAGGTTCTTCCTTTGGTGGATTCTTAGAAATTGCTAGAGAAGAAGGCTTTTCCATTCAAGGCGTTGAAATCTCCGCGTATGCTGCCAGTTATGCGAATGACAGTGGAATTCCCACATTTAACGGAACTCTAATGGAGGCAAATTTTCCAGACAATCATTTTAGCGTCATCACACTTGTTGAAGTGATTGAACATATTGAAAATCCCAAACTTTTTTTTAAAGAACTCACAAGAATCCTAAAACCGGGTGGCCTCCTTCTCCTCCAAACCGCCAATTTTGATGGATGGCAGGCAAAATCAGAAGGATCCAATTATCATTATTACATGCCCGGTCATGTTTTTTATTACTCAGACACCATCCTAAAAAATATATTGACGAACTTAGGATTTAGTCGTTTTGTATCGTACTTCGGAGTGGATTTTCCGTTATATGCGAAACTAAAAAAATCAAGAGGATCCTTTCATAATTGGAAAGATTATCTAAATTGGTTTCGTATTTCGTATTACCATTTTAAATCCAAATGGAAACGAAATGGATTCCCAATCACTTCTAGTTACATTTTATACGCCTTCAAAAAACAGGAAACCGCATGAACACTCTAACAAAACAATCATTACTAATCAGAATGACAGCCATTCCAGAAGAGAATGGTTGGAAAAGAAAACTGATTTTAGGGGTTCGGGTTCTCCTTGTATCCATACATCGATTTATGAAAGATGATTGTCTTATCATTGGATCAAGTCTTGCCTACACTACCATCGTTACCCTCATCCCAACTCTAACGGTTGCCCTAGCACTGATTACCGTAGCATCGGGAATCCAAACAAGACAGGGAGAAATGGTAGATGATATCAATGCCTACCTACTTAGAAATAATATCCAATTTGATATCACTCCTTATCTTGATACACTAACAGACATTATATCAACTGCTTCTCAAATTGGAGCCGTAGGTTTTGTTGTTTTTATTTTTTCTGCAACTGCAGTTTTAAGATCTCTAGAAAAAGCCTTCCATATCATTTGGAAAATTGACCTTCACAGAAATGTGATTAATAAATTTGTATTTTACTTTTTCCTAATTTCTTTTGGCCCCCTACTTTTTGTTGTTGGGAAAAATATCACAGATAAAATTTCCGATTCGGTTCGCCCGCCTCATTTAAAGTCTATTGTTTCCACCAAACAAGGGGAACTATGGGTGGCCGGTGAAAAAGGAAATATAGGAACCATCAAAGAACTCAATAAATCCATTTCTTTTATTCCCAATTCAAGTATTGATTTTGAAAACATGCTCTGCGTTGATTTTGATACTGTGGAAACTGGGACCTGTAA includes these proteins:
- a CDS encoding class I SAM-dependent methyltransferase; protein product: MNQILSLSEECPLNQTCDWVPLYTTTGKYSGLSIVECKTCKLQALFPRPNQKELYSKDYYQGKADYTYIDERDHKKYFQYVWKARIRNIKKFVGTGNFLDIGSSFGGFLEIAREEGFSIQGVEISAYAASYANDSGIPTFNGTLMEANFPDNHFSVITLVEVIEHIENPKLFFKELTRILKPGGLLLLQTANFDGWQAKSEGSNYHYYMPGHVFYYSDTILKNILTNLGFSRFVSYFGVDFPLYAKLKKSRGSFHNWKDYLNWFRISYYHFKSKWKRNGFPITSSYILYAFKKQETA